In Planococcus versutus, the DNA window ATGTGACCAAGCGACTGGTTGAAGCGGGCAGTATTATTGGAATCGAACTGCTCGATCACGTGATCATTGGTGACCATCAATTCATATCGTTGAAAGAAAAGGGGTTCATGTAGCACTGTTTATTTTTTTCTTTTTCGTCTATAATAAGTGGTATTGTGTCAACGCACTTAGCAACATAGCGGCGTGTTAAAGAAGGGACGAAAAATGGTGTTTGGATTTGGTCTAAAAGATGTAGGAATTGATTTAGGTACAGCCAATACGTTGGTATATATTAAAGGCAAAGGAATTGTTCTTCGTGAACCTTCTGTTGTCGTTAAAAATAAACGAACAGAGGAAATTGTCGCGGTCGGTAGTCAAGCAAAAAACATGATGGGGCGAACAGCCGAATCGATTATTGCGATTCGTCCAATGACTGATGGTGTTATTGCTGATTACGATACGACTTTGATTATGATAAAGCATTATTTAGAAGAAGCGTTTAAAGCCGTCGGCAGCAAATGGAAAAGTGGCACGGTTATGATTTGTGTTCCTTTTGGCATAACTTCTGTCGAACAACGCGCTGTGTTAAATGCTGCACGTAGCGCTGGAGCTCGCGAAGCATTCACAATTGAAGAACCGTTCGCAGCAGCAATTGGTGCAGGGTTACCGGTTTGGGAACCTGTGGGCAGTATGGTCGTCGATATTGGGGGCGGTACCACAGAAGTAGCGATTATTTCTCTAGGTGGAATCGTTTCAAGCGAATCGATTCGTGTAGCTGGAGATGCATTTGATGTAGAAATTATTCACTATATCCGCAAAACTTATAATGTGTTAATCGGTGAGAGAACCGCAGAAGCGTTAAAACTTGGCATTGGATCCGCTGCGGTTTTAGAAGAATCTCAAAAAACGATTTCGATGGACATACGCGGTCGCGACTTGGTTACGGGATTTCCAAAAACAGTGCAAGTGACAGCTGGCGAAATTGTCGAAGCCGTTAAAGAGCCAATCGCTGAGATTATCGCTGGGATTAAAACAGCATTAGAAAAAACACCACCTGAACTTAGCTCAGATGTGTTGGAAAATGGCATTGTGTTAACGGGTGGAGGAGCGCTACTAAAAAACCTCGACCGCGTTATCTCGAATGAAACGTCGATGCCTGTGTCGATTGCCGATCACCCACTGGATTGTGTTGCACTTGGCACAGGCAAGGCGCTGGAGAATATGGATAAATTCCGACGTCAGTTATCAATTAAATAAGGAGGATGGCGATATGCCAAAGCTTTTTACAAACAAGCGGCTAATTTTGCTGCTGTTGGGTGTCATCCTGCTGGTTGCACTGATTTCTTTTTCGCTCCGCGATCGTGACAATGTGTCACTTCCGGAACAAATTATAAAAGATGCTGTGGGAGCCGGGCAGTCGGCATTTTCACGACCTGCTCATGTTGTCACTGGTATTTTTGAAAATATCGATTCGTTGCTAAAGACATTTGAAGAAAACCAGCATTTGAAAACGCGTTTAGAAGAATTTGCAGGTGTGCAGGCTGAAGTCAAAGACTTGCGAACTGAAAACAAAGAACTCAAAGAAATCGTTGGAAAAGAAGAGGATTTACGTGAATTCAATCCCATTCAAGCAACGGTGATTGCCCGAAACCCCGATCAATGGGAAGAAAAAATTATTTTAAACCAAGGCACCAATCAAGGTGTCGCAAAAAATATGGCGGTTATGACAGCGAGCGGGTTGATTGGAAAAATTACGTTAACAACGCCTACAACGTCAACCGTTGAATTGATTTCGACGTTCAATCCTAATTACCGCATTTCAGCAATGGTCGTCGATGGCAAGAAAGATGTCTTTGGATTAATTGAAGGCTACGATGCAGAACGTCGCGAATTGCTGTTAAAACGAATTGACGCAAATATTGAACTCAAAAAAGGCGATCAAGTTATGTCTAGTGGACTTGGTGGGATTTTCCCGAAAGGTATTTTAATTGGGACAATCACAGAAGTCACCATCGATGAATTTGGGTTAACCAAACTTGCTTATGTAAAACCAGCAGCTAATTTCTCTCTTTTAGATCATGTGATTATTGCGGATCGTGTGATGGAAGAAGTGGACGGTGAAGACAATGGCGTGACGGGAGACGATGAATCATGATTCGTTTTCTTATCCCACTGATCTGTCTCGTCTTGTTTTTCATGGAACCGGTTTTTGGACTTTTTTCACCACTTGTTATTAATGGAGAACTGAATTATATTGTGCCCCGTTTTTTGATTATGTTCTTAATTTTTGTCACGCTTTATTACGATGTTAAACACGCCGTGTTTTACGGATTGTTTTTCGGGCTCTTGTATGATGTCTTTTACATTGATATTATTGGGTTATATTCTTTCTTGTATCCAGCTATTTGTTTAGTTGCCGCGTCTGTGTTTAAACGAATCCCGCAAAATTTAGTGACAGCGACTTTACTAACGCTTGTTTTATTGGCACTGTTTGAATTTTTGCTTTACCAATTCTTCCTGCTCATTTCATTAACAGGTATGCCGCTTGATTTATTTGTTACCATGCGGTTATGGCCAACGATGGTTGCCAACTCAATCTTTTTGGTGATGCTCGGATGGGTTTTTAAATCGGTAATGGTCACGCAATTATCAGAGCGTGATCATAAAATAGGGTTATATTAATGAAAGTGCAGGTGACATTTTGTTGAAAAATCTCGTTAATATTAAAGGGAAAAATAAAGGGCTTGTGCTTTATCTTGATGATCAATGCGCATATTCCGAGTTATTGCCCGCACTAAAAGCAAAGGTTTCAGAACCCGCGCTTGATAGCGATACGGAAGTAACGATTCATTTGAACAAACGCTATTGTACAGAAAGTCAAATTGCAGAATTGAGCGAAATCATTGCAACCAATCCTCATTTGAAGGTAGTCGGAGCAACCAGTGATATCCTAACAGTAAAAGAAAGTGATCAACTGATTCTCGAGCGCCAGTCAGAAACCTATGTGGGAATTGTCCGGTCTGGTCAAATTGTTAAAGCAGAAGGTGACTTAGTGGTTATTGGTGATGTAAACCCGAACGGCCGTGTAGAAGCGGGTGGAAGTGTTTATGTGCTAGGTCGTTTAAAAGGCGCGGCTCACGCCGGAACTAAAGGCAATCGCGACGCAGTTATTGCAGCGTCGTGGCTCGAAGCAACACAATTAAAGATTCACGACGAATTGGAAACCATGACAGACGAATTGTCTAGTTTATCGGAACAACCGGAAATGGAATGTGCATATTTACATACAAATGGTACGATCATCATTGACCGGTTGCAGGAATTGCGTTTTATCCGTCCGCAAATTTCAACGTTTAAAGGAGGAAGCTAGTGTGGGAGAAGCTATCGTAATTACATCAGGTAAGGGAGGCGTCGGTAAAACGACGACAACCGCCAACCTCGGCACTGCATTGGCTCTTCAAGGAAAGAAAGTTTGTTTGATTGATACCGATATTGGATTGCGTAACCTTGATGTAATTTTAGGACTTGAAAATCGCATCATTTATGATTTGATTGATGTACTCGAAGGTCGCTGCAAAGTGCATCAAGCGCTTGTTAAAGACAAACGGTTTGAAGACATGCTGTATTTATTGCCAGCTGCACAAACGGCTGACAAAAATGACGTCAATCCCGAACAAATGAAAGAATTAGTAACTGAATTGAAAAGCGATTACGATTTCGTCATTATTGATTGCCCAGCTGGAATTGAGCAAGGCTATAAAAATGCGGTCGCTGGAGCTGATCATGCAATTGTCGTGACCACACCTGAAATTTCAGCTGTTCGTGACGCAGATCGCATCATCGGCTTGTTGGAACTTGAAGAAAACATTGATGCGCCGCGGCTAATTATCAACCGAATTCGTCCACATTTGATGAAAGCGGGAGAAGCACTGGATATTAATGAAATAACAACTCATTTGTCAATCGATTTGTTGGGCATTGTAGCAGACGACGAACGCGTCATCTCGAGTTCGAACAAAGGCGAGCCCATCGTTATGGACCCATCTAATCCTGCAGCGCTCGGCTACCGCAACATTGCGCGTCGCTTGCTTGGAGAATCAGTTCCATTGATGAGCATGGAAAAAGCACCGCCTAGTTTGTTTACTAAAATCAAAGCCGTTTTTACAAAATAACATTTCCAAAGCCTTCGCTCATGCAGCGAAGGCTTTTTTAAAACTACAGGAAGTATCGAATGACCGATTTTTTATTGCTGCAACTGGTTGCAGTAGAACGTTTACTGCCTAGTCACGAATCAAAGGAAGTTGTTTTGTCTGCACTAAAAAATGCTTTAGCAGGCTGGATTTCTCGGCGTTTCGGTCGTATCACTCGGTTTTTTGCCGTTTCATTTAGAACAGGTAGTGCGAGAAACAAAACTGTTTAATGTCACGACACTGACGACGAAGTTATGCATTTTTTCAATGCGCAATTCGTGGTGCTAGCTGGTCATAAACTCAATACGCGTGTTGCGTACCAGTTGCTCGGTGTCAAAGACCAATGCGTGTTATACCGATTACTCAAAAAGTCAGCACCAAAGAGTAATATACGAAACGCACGGCTGACCGCATCTTGCACTGAAATAACCGCACTTCATATAAGTCAAAACCTTGCACCATTCAACCAATTTCACGAAACATTACATTGTCTATTGACGTGAGAAGGCGTGACATGGTATTATTCTACTGTTATGTTTGTAGCGTACCGTTGCTACAACCGCTCGAATCAGGTTATTTTAAGAAGATGCTTTGGCAGATCACCTGAATAGGCGAGTCTTAATCTAAGAGGAGGTGCAAGGATATGTACGCAATTATTGAAACTGGTGGAAAACAAATCAAAGTTGAAGCAGGCCAAGAAATCTACGTTGAGAAATTGACTGGAGAAGCTGGTGATGTTATCACTTTTGACAAAGTTCTATTTGTAGGTGGAGATGATACGAAAGTGGGTGTTCCTTTTGTTGAAGGAGCTACTGTTACGGCTAAAGTTGTAAAAAGCGGCCGCGCTAAAAAGATCACAGTTTTCACTTATAAAGCGAAAAAGAACTACCATAGAAAAAAAGGTCACCGTCAGCCATACACGAAATTGACTGTCGATGCTATTAACCTGTAAGCATGATACTTGTAACTGTAACGGAAATATCAAAACGCATTTCGTCTTTTGAAATGTCAGGTCATGCGGATTACGCTGAACACGGGCAAGACCTCGTATGTGCTGGAGCATCTGCTGTCTCTTTTGGAGCGGTGAATGCCGTCATGGAGCTGACGGGAGTCGAACCAGACATTCAGCAAGCGACTAGCGGCTTTTTAAAAGTCAGTTTTCCAGATAACCTGAATGACAAGACGGATGAGCAGGTACAACTGTTAGTGCGTGCAATGATTGTTTCTTTAAAAACGATTGAACAAGACTATGAAGAATATATTAAAATAACCTTCACAGCCTAGGAGGTGGGACAGAATGTTAAGATTAGATCTTCAGTTTTTTGCATCTAAAAAAGGTGTAGGTTCAACGAGAAACGGACGTGACTCTGAATCTAAACGCCTTGGCGCAAAACGTGCAGACGGCCAAGAAGTTACTGGTGGTTCAATTTTATATCGTCAACGCGGTACTAGAATTTATCCAGGTGAGAACGTTGGACGTGGCGGAGACGATACACTTTTTGCTAAAATCGACGGAGTTGTTCGTTTTGAACGTTTCGGACGCGATAAGAAAAAAGTTAGCGTATATCCAGTTGCACAAGAAGCTTAATACAAAACGAAAAGGGCTGCTTTCGCAGTCCTTTTTCTTTTGAACACAATAGCTCTAGCTCACGGAACACATTCGGTAAATTATTTAAGGAATTTGCCAAGCATTATTGGTATACTGGAATAAGAGTCTGAATCGGGGTGTGACGTATGGCAAACCCAATCACAGTAGCACAATCGCTTCGGCATGCGCGCCATGATTTTTTAAATGAGCTGCAATTAATCAAAATGAATTTAGACCTTGGCCGTCTTCAAGAGGCGCAAGCAATAATTCGTTCGCATGCCGAAGCGTCTATGCATGTCAGTCGGCTAGCCGACATCGGGCTACCGCTGACAGAAGAGTGGTTGCTGACAGTCAATTGGTCTTATACTGGATTTCGTTTTAACATCGCGTGTTATGCGACTGCAGCACCATCTCATTTGGATGGCGCATTTCGGCGTTTTTTAGAGGATTTTGTGAAACAGGCAAACCAACACGTGGATCCGGATCAAGTGTTTGAGGGTGTGATTTCACTAACATCCAATGCCTCATTTTTTGAAATGAACATCACGTATCCGGAAAATTGGCCGGATTTGAACATAGTGGAAACAGATGGTTTCACGGTAGCAAAAGAGTGCAATGAAGACAGTGCAACAATTTCTGTTCGTGCACAGATGGAGGGATAGTATGTTTGTCGATCACGTAAAAGTTTATGTTAGAGGTGGCGACGGCGGAGATGGCATGGTTGCTTTCCGTCGCGAAAAATATGTACCAAACGGCGGACCTGCTGGCGGAGATGGCGGTAAAGGCGGAAATATCGTCTTTATCGTTGAAGAAGGATTGCGTACGTTAATGGATTTCCGTTACAAACGGATTTTTAAAGCCGAACGTGGAACACACGGCATGAGTGCCAACAAACACGGTGCAAAAGCAGAAGATACATTGATCAAAGTTCCGCCGGGCACAGTCGTTAAAGACGTTGACACAGGAGAAACCATTGCTGATTTAGTGGAGCACGGTCAAACAGCGGTTATTGCGAAAGGTGGACGTGGAGGACGCGGAAACTCGCGTTTTGCAACGCCAGCTAATCCTGCACCGGAGCTTTCTGAAAAAGGCGAACCAGGTTTCGAACGCAATGTTATTTTGGAATTGAAAGTATTAGCAGATGCTGGACTTGTAGGATTTCCAAGTGTTGGTAAATCGACGTTATTGTCAGTCGTATCAGCAGCAAAACCTAAAATTGCGGAATATCATTTTACCACGATTGTACCAAACTTGGGCATGGTCGAAACAGAAGACCAACGCAGTTTTGTTATGGCCGATTTGCCTGGATTGATTGAAGGTGCTCACGAAGGAATCGGCCTTGGCCATCAATTCCTACGTCATATTGAACGCACACGTGTCATTATCCACGTAATCGACATGTCGGCTCTTGAAGGTCGCGATCCTTATGAAGATTATGTAACAATCAATGAAGAGTTAAAACAATACAATATGCGTTTAACGGAACGGCCACAATTGATTGTTGCAAACAAAATGGATATGCCAGATTCTGAAGAGAATTTGAAAAAATTCCGTGAAAAATTACCAGAAGATGCACGAATTTTCCCGATTTCTGCATTATCACGTAAAGGCTTGAGCAATTTATTGTTTGCGATTGCGGATATTATTGAAGTCACACCGGAATTCCCAATGATTGACGAAGAAGAAGCTTCAGAAAGCACAGTTCTTTACAAACACGAAAGCGATGCAGATGGCTTTGATATTTCGCGTGGTCCGGACGGCGCCTTTATTTTGACTGGTTATGCGATTGAACGGATGTTCAAGATGACGGATTTCTCTCGTGAAGATTCGATTCGCCGATTTGCTCGTCAAATGCGCGGCATGGGAATTGATGACGCTCTTCGTGACCGCGGAGCAGAAAATGGCGATACGGTTCGCTTGCTTGAATTCGAATTCGAATTTATGGATTGATGCGGAGGTTGCTTGGATGAAGGACATTTCGGAACAACGGTATTATTTAGTGCGTGAAGATGTTTTGACAGAAGCGATGCAAAAAACGCTTGAAGTGAAAAAAATGCTACAAAAAGATCGGATTACGATTTTGGAAGCAGTCAACAAAACAGGACTTTCACGCTCTGCGTTTTATAAATATCGGGACGCTGTATTTCCGTTCCATTCGATTGTCAAAGAGCGGATCCTGACAGTTTTTCTTCAATTAGAAGACCGCTCAGGAACGCTTGCGACACTCTTGCAAACAGTTGCTGAAAACGGCTGTAATATTTTAA includes these proteins:
- a CDS encoding rod shape-determining protein, with amino-acid sequence MFGFGLKDVGIDLGTANTLVYIKGKGIVLREPSVVVKNKRTEEIVAVGSQAKNMMGRTAESIIAIRPMTDGVIADYDTTLIMIKHYLEEAFKAVGSKWKSGTVMICVPFGITSVEQRAVLNAARSAGAREAFTIEEPFAAAIGAGLPVWEPVGSMVVDIGGGTTEVAIISLGGIVSSESIRVAGDAFDVEIIHYIRKTYNVLIGERTAEALKLGIGSAAVLEESQKTISMDIRGRDLVTGFPKTVQVTAGEIVEAVKEPIAEIIAGIKTALEKTPPELSSDVLENGIVLTGGGALLKNLDRVISNETSMPVSIADHPLDCVALGTGKALENMDKFRRQLSIK
- the mreC gene encoding rod shape-determining protein MreC, with the translated sequence MPKLFTNKRLILLLLGVILLVALISFSLRDRDNVSLPEQIIKDAVGAGQSAFSRPAHVVTGIFENIDSLLKTFEENQHLKTRLEEFAGVQAEVKDLRTENKELKEIVGKEEDLREFNPIQATVIARNPDQWEEKIILNQGTNQGVAKNMAVMTASGLIGKITLTTPTTSTVELISTFNPNYRISAMVVDGKKDVFGLIEGYDAERRELLLKRIDANIELKKGDQVMSSGLGGIFPKGILIGTITEVTIDEFGLTKLAYVKPAANFSLLDHVIIADRVMEEVDGEDNGVTGDDES
- the mreD gene encoding rod shape-determining protein MreD, whose protein sequence is MIRFLIPLICLVLFFMEPVFGLFSPLVINGELNYIVPRFLIMFLIFVTLYYDVKHAVFYGLFFGLLYDVFYIDIIGLYSFLYPAICLVAASVFKRIPQNLVTATLLTLVLLALFEFLLYQFFLLISLTGMPLDLFVTMRLWPTMVANSIFLVMLGWVFKSVMVTQLSERDHKIGLY
- the minC gene encoding septum site-determining protein MinC, translated to MLLKNLVNIKGKNKGLVLYLDDQCAYSELLPALKAKVSEPALDSDTEVTIHLNKRYCTESQIAELSEIIATNPHLKVVGATSDILTVKESDQLILERQSETYVGIVRSGQIVKAEGDLVVIGDVNPNGRVEAGGSVYVLGRLKGAAHAGTKGNRDAVIAASWLEATQLKIHDELETMTDELSSLSEQPEMECAYLHTNGTIIIDRLQELRFIRPQISTFKGGS
- the minD gene encoding septum site-determining protein MinD; translated protein: MGEAIVITSGKGGVGKTTTTANLGTALALQGKKVCLIDTDIGLRNLDVILGLENRIIYDLIDVLEGRCKVHQALVKDKRFEDMLYLLPAAQTADKNDVNPEQMKELVTELKSDYDFVIIDCPAGIEQGYKNAVAGADHAIVVTTPEISAVRDADRIIGLLELEENIDAPRLIINRIRPHLMKAGEALDINEITTHLSIDLLGIVADDERVISSSNKGEPIVMDPSNPAALGYRNIARRLLGESVPLMSMEKAPPSLFTKIKAVFTK
- the rplU gene encoding 50S ribosomal protein L21; the protein is MYAIIETGGKQIKVEAGQEIYVEKLTGEAGDVITFDKVLFVGGDDTKVGVPFVEGATVTAKVVKSGRAKKITVFTYKAKKNYHRKKGHRQPYTKLTVDAINL
- a CDS encoding ribosomal-processing cysteine protease Prp encodes the protein MILVTVTEISKRISSFEMSGHADYAEHGQDLVCAGASAVSFGAVNAVMELTGVEPDIQQATSGFLKVSFPDNLNDKTDEQVQLLVRAMIVSLKTIEQDYEEYIKITFTA
- the rpmA gene encoding 50S ribosomal protein L27; translated protein: MLRLDLQFFASKKGVGSTRNGRDSESKRLGAKRADGQEVTGGSILYRQRGTRIYPGENVGRGGDDTLFAKIDGVVRFERFGRDKKKVSVYPVAQEA
- a CDS encoding Spo0B domain-containing protein, giving the protein MANPITVAQSLRHARHDFLNELQLIKMNLDLGRLQEAQAIIRSHAEASMHVSRLADIGLPLTEEWLLTVNWSYTGFRFNIACYATAAPSHLDGAFRRFLEDFVKQANQHVDPDQVFEGVISLTSNASFFEMNITYPENWPDLNIVETDGFTVAKECNEDSATISVRAQMEG
- the obgE gene encoding GTPase ObgE, which gives rise to MFVDHVKVYVRGGDGGDGMVAFRREKYVPNGGPAGGDGGKGGNIVFIVEEGLRTLMDFRYKRIFKAERGTHGMSANKHGAKAEDTLIKVPPGTVVKDVDTGETIADLVEHGQTAVIAKGGRGGRGNSRFATPANPAPELSEKGEPGFERNVILELKVLADAGLVGFPSVGKSTLLSVVSAAKPKIAEYHFTTIVPNLGMVETEDQRSFVMADLPGLIEGAHEGIGLGHQFLRHIERTRVIIHVIDMSALEGRDPYEDYVTINEELKQYNMRLTERPQLIVANKMDMPDSEENLKKFREKLPEDARIFPISALSRKGLSNLLFAIADIIEVTPEFPMIDEEEASESTVLYKHESDADGFDISRGPDGAFILTGYAIERMFKMTDFSREDSIRRFARQMRGMGIDDALRDRGAENGDTVRLLEFEFEFMD
- a CDS encoding ACT domain-containing protein, encoding MKDISEQRYYLVREDVLTEAMQKTLEVKKMLQKDRITILEAVNKTGLSRSAFYKYRDAVFPFHSIVKERILTVFLQLEDRSGTLATLLQTVAENGCNILTIHQTIPIQGRANVTLSLDVTAMGGNLDLFLQQLKKLDFVESADIVSSGSF